One region of Phragmites australis chromosome 18, lpPhrAust1.1, whole genome shotgun sequence genomic DNA includes:
- the LOC133899546 gene encoding uncharacterized protein LOC133899546, translating to MPPAAAARCPLLWRAPVAPLAALRGTVSPSSMRRRLGEGAAGGGRPPAYSGLLLDAGGTLLQVARPVAETYASIGRRYGVTKTEKRIMEGFKRAFSAPWPKTLRYQGDGRPFWRIVVAEATDCTDNDYFEEVYQYYADGDAWRLPVGADTTLRDLKDAGVKLAVVSNFDTRLRKLLKDLNVSDMFDAIVVSSEVGYEKPAPEIFKIALDQIGVETSKAVHVGDDEIADKAGANAIELECWLWGEDVKTFSEIRGRILTEDPQ from the exons atgccgcccgccgccgcggcgcgctGCCCCCTCCTCTGGCGGGCTCCGGTGGCCCCCCTCGCGGCGCTCCGCGGCACCGTCTCCCCCTCCAGCATGCGGCGGCGTCTCGGCGAGGGTGCTGCGGGCGGCGGGCGGCCGCCGGCGTACAGCGGGCTGCTGCTCGACGCCGGCGGGACGCTGCTTCAGGTGGCGCGGCCGGTCGCCGAGACGTACGCCTCCATCGGCCGCCGATACG GTGTGACGAAGACTGAGAAGAGGATCATGGAGGGGTTCAAACGGGCCTTCTCGGCGCCATGGCCGAAGACGCTCAGGTACCAG GGAGATGGGCGGCCATTTTGGAGAATTGTGGTAGCAGAAGCGACTGATTGCACTGATAATGATTATTTCGAAGAAGTGTATCag TATTATGCAGATGGAGATGCATGGCGTTTGCCTGTTGGAGCTGACACAACACTGCGTGATCTAAAGGATGCTGGAG TTAAGCTAGCTGTTGTATCTAACTTTGATACACGGCTACGGAAATTACTTAAGGACCTCAATGTCTCAGATAT GTTTGATGCCATTGTGGTATCATCAGAGGTTGGATATGAGAAACCTGCGCCAGAGATCTTCAAAATAGCATTAG ATCAAATTGGTGTGGAAACCAGCAAGGCAGTACATGTAGGAGATGATGAAATTGCAGACAAGGCTGGTGCTAATGCTATCGAACTTGAGTGCTG